In Arthrobacter alpinus, a single window of DNA contains:
- a CDS encoding excinuclease ABC subunit UvrA, which translates to MLSPDPAMQQLPVFGEPSDGYVRVRGARENNLRNVDVDVPRDAIVAFTGISGSGKSSLAFGTIFAEAQRRYFESVAPYARRLIQQGNNPRVEAITGLPPAVALQQRRGAPSTRSSVGTVTTLSNSLRMLFSRAGDYPKGAEILYSDSFSPNTVAGACPECHGLGIAHTVSEQLLVPDPQLTIREGAVAAWPGAWQGKNLRDILIHLGYDVDVPWTELPPEQREWILFTEEHPVVEVTPQRDRVEKPYKGKFWSARSHVLHTLADSKSQLMRERALAFMHSGPCPRCGGSGLKPDALAVTVGGSNIAAMNDLSLTDLAAALRRLGAAVPVVNGSSEAVAAAIAQDLLQRVGVLLDLGLGYLSLGRSTPTLSPGEMQRLRIATQLRSGLFGVIYVLDEPSAGLHPADAEPLLEVLEKLKSSGNSVFVVEHNMDVVRRADWLVDVGPQAGENGGRILYSGPVAGLAQVEESVTRPFLLGTPSPTAVAGAGKETARRRRTPVSWVRVEGMTLHNLQNVNVEVPLGILTAVTGVSGSGKSSLLQVVAKAAEAHLHTAGSASLPADGEVADREPQEGQRGPVVAKIAGLDPVERLVQVDQRPIGRTPRSNLATYTGLFDSVRREFAATPGARVRGFGAGQFSFNVAGGRCESCLGEGSVAVELLFLPGSYGPCPACHGSRFNHETLAVEYRGRNIAQVLALSVDAAAGFLADIPAAARSLATLREVGLGYLRLGQPATELSGGEAQRIKLATELQRARRGHTLYLLDEPTTGLHPADVRLLLHQLNRLVEAGNTVVVVEHDMDVVAAADWVIDMGPSGGADGGRVMVAGTPEHVAPAGTSRTAPYLRKALAQ; encoded by the coding sequence ATGCTATCTCCTGACCCCGCCATGCAACAGTTGCCCGTCTTCGGTGAACCGTCCGACGGTTATGTCCGGGTTCGCGGTGCCCGGGAAAACAACCTCAGGAATGTCGACGTTGACGTTCCCCGTGACGCGATTGTCGCCTTTACCGGCATCTCGGGCAGCGGGAAGTCGTCCCTGGCTTTCGGCACCATCTTCGCCGAAGCCCAGCGCCGGTATTTCGAGTCAGTCGCACCGTATGCTCGCCGGCTGATCCAGCAGGGCAACAACCCCCGGGTGGAAGCGATCACGGGCCTGCCGCCTGCTGTTGCCTTGCAGCAGCGCCGCGGCGCGCCGAGCACCCGGTCCTCGGTGGGTACAGTGACAACGTTGTCGAATTCCTTGCGCATGCTTTTCTCCCGTGCCGGCGACTATCCGAAAGGTGCCGAAATCCTGTATTCGGATTCTTTCTCGCCCAACACGGTCGCTGGGGCCTGTCCGGAATGCCATGGCTTGGGCATCGCCCACACTGTCAGTGAACAGTTGCTTGTGCCGGATCCGCAGCTCACCATCCGGGAAGGCGCAGTCGCGGCATGGCCGGGCGCCTGGCAGGGCAAGAATTTGCGGGACATCCTCATCCATCTTGGCTATGACGTTGACGTCCCGTGGACCGAGCTGCCACCGGAGCAACGGGAATGGATCCTCTTTACCGAGGAACATCCCGTCGTGGAAGTCACCCCGCAAAGAGACCGGGTGGAAAAACCCTACAAGGGCAAGTTCTGGAGCGCGCGCAGCCACGTCCTGCACACCCTCGCAGATTCCAAGAGCCAGCTGATGCGGGAACGCGCACTGGCCTTCATGCACTCCGGACCTTGCCCCCGCTGTGGCGGCAGCGGGCTAAAACCCGACGCGTTGGCCGTCACGGTCGGGGGATCGAATATTGCCGCGATGAATGACCTGTCCCTGACGGACCTTGCGGCCGCACTGCGGCGCCTCGGCGCCGCAGTGCCCGTTGTCAATGGAAGCAGCGAAGCTGTTGCGGCAGCTATTGCCCAGGACCTGCTCCAGCGTGTGGGGGTGCTGCTGGATCTTGGGCTTGGCTACCTGAGCTTGGGCCGCTCCACCCCCACCCTCTCCCCCGGTGAGATGCAGCGGCTGAGAATCGCCACACAACTGCGGTCCGGACTTTTTGGGGTCATTTATGTGCTGGATGAGCCTTCAGCCGGCCTTCACCCGGCCGATGCCGAACCGCTGCTGGAGGTATTGGAAAAGCTAAAGTCCTCGGGCAATTCGGTGTTTGTCGTCGAACACAACATGGACGTGGTGCGACGGGCTGACTGGTTGGTTGATGTGGGCCCCCAGGCAGGCGAGAACGGCGGCCGAATCCTCTACAGCGGTCCGGTGGCTGGCCTGGCGCAGGTGGAAGAGTCCGTGACCCGTCCGTTCCTGCTCGGGACCCCGTCACCGACCGCCGTCGCCGGCGCGGGCAAGGAAACTGCCCGCCGCCGTCGGACCCCAGTCAGTTGGGTCCGGGTGGAAGGCATGACCTTGCACAACCTCCAAAATGTTAATGTCGAGGTGCCGCTGGGGATCCTGACCGCTGTCACCGGGGTGTCCGGGTCCGGCAAGTCAAGCTTGCTGCAGGTCGTGGCGAAGGCGGCAGAGGCCCATTTGCACACGGCTGGGTCGGCTTCGCTGCCGGCAGATGGCGAGGTTGCGGATCGGGAGCCCCAAGAAGGACAGCGCGGACCGGTTGTGGCCAAAATAGCCGGGCTCGATCCCGTCGAACGGCTGGTTCAAGTCGACCAGCGACCCATCGGGCGCACTCCGCGGTCCAATTTGGCAACGTACACCGGGTTATTTGACTCCGTGCGCCGCGAATTCGCGGCAACGCCCGGCGCCCGGGTCCGGGGATTCGGCGCAGGACAGTTCTCCTTCAATGTCGCCGGCGGACGGTGTGAAAGCTGCCTGGGAGAAGGGTCGGTGGCAGTGGAGCTGCTGTTTCTGCCAGGCAGCTACGGTCCCTGCCCGGCCTGCCACGGTTCCCGATTTAACCACGAAACACTCGCTGTGGAATACCGTGGCAGGAACATCGCCCAGGTCCTGGCGCTGAGCGTGGATGCGGCAGCAGGGTTCCTGGCAGACATTCCGGCTGCCGCGCGCAGCCTGGCAACCCTGCGTGAGGTTGGGCTCGGCTACCTCCGCCTTGGCCAACCCGCGACCGAACTCTCCGGAGGGGAAGCCCAACGCATCAAATTGGCCACCGAACTTCAGCGGGCCCGCCGCGGTCACACCCTTTACCTTTTGGACGAACCAACCACCGGCCTTCACCCTGCTGATGTTCGTCTCTTGCTGCACCAGCTCAACCGCCTCGTGGAAGCCGGAAACACGGTGGTGGTGGTCGAACACGACATGGACGTCGTGGCTGCCGCAGACTGGGTCATTGATATGGGCCCTTCCGGCGGGGCCGACGGCGGCCGTGTCATGGTGGCCGGCACGCCCGAACACGTGGCCCCGGCCGGCACGAGCCGAACCGCCCCGTATCTAAGGAAAGCATTGGCCCAGTAG
- a CDS encoding DNA topoisomerase IB, whose protein sequence is MAVQLHRVEPGTGGIIRRVAGRGFSYVSAHGQRITSDALLDRIEALAIPPAWTQVWIASDPYSHIQATGVDAAGRTQYIYHPRWREMRDDEKFIHSLAFARRLPVMRRAVTRDLKQLKDTRRRTLAAAVRLIDRAGLRVGGASYAEDNGSFGATTLQRRHVHSGGEKIHLVFQGKSAGSWDVSLVDGLLGTYFASVPSTPRKGPALSYAVISGRSKQWHAVSDSEVNSYLGEVAGLGITAKDFRTWQGTVVAAISLAESHRKGTSSTTAVTVAMQDAAAWLHNTAAIAKESYVNPRVIALFEIGNVANLNRQHDSAVLRLLEADGPKH, encoded by the coding sequence ATGGCCGTGCAACTGCACCGGGTCGAACCGGGCACCGGGGGGATTATCCGCAGGGTTGCCGGACGTGGCTTCAGTTACGTTTCCGCGCATGGCCAGAGAATCACCTCTGATGCGCTGCTGGATCGTATCGAAGCGCTGGCCATACCACCGGCGTGGACTCAGGTGTGGATTGCTTCGGACCCCTACTCCCACATCCAGGCCACCGGTGTTGACGCGGCCGGACGAACTCAATATATTTACCATCCGCGGTGGCGTGAGATGCGTGATGATGAAAAGTTCATCCATTCCTTGGCCTTCGCCCGGCGCCTTCCTGTCATGCGCCGGGCCGTCACGCGAGACCTGAAACAACTGAAGGACACCAGACGGCGAACTTTGGCTGCTGCTGTGCGTCTGATTGACCGTGCTGGGTTGCGCGTGGGAGGTGCCAGCTATGCCGAGGACAACGGATCTTTTGGCGCCACGACCTTGCAACGTCGGCACGTCCACTCGGGAGGGGAGAAGATTCACCTGGTCTTCCAAGGCAAATCGGCCGGAAGTTGGGATGTGAGTTTGGTCGACGGTTTACTGGGAACCTATTTCGCTTCCGTCCCAAGTACGCCGCGGAAGGGGCCGGCACTTAGCTACGCAGTGATATCGGGCCGGAGTAAACAGTGGCATGCGGTTTCCGATTCGGAGGTTAACAGCTATCTCGGCGAGGTGGCGGGGCTGGGCATTACAGCGAAGGACTTCCGCACGTGGCAAGGAACAGTGGTGGCTGCCATTTCCTTGGCAGAGTCACACCGGAAAGGGACCTCATCCACGACTGCGGTCACGGTGGCGATGCAAGACGCCGCCGCTTGGCTGCACAACACTGCGGCCATTGCCAAGGAGTCCTATGTCAATCCGCGGGTGATTGCGCTTTTTGAAATAGGAAATGTCGCTAACCTGAACCGCCAGCACGATAGCGCGGTTCTGAGACTGCTGGAGGCTGACGGTCCGAAACACTGA
- a CDS encoding DUF4235 domain-containing protein, whose product MNVVIKIFSVLASVAAGAAARKALEMGWRKGTGHEPPKDAGDLRNSLPGVLVFALVTAASGAVIQVVTQRLGRKATVGLERYPEEV is encoded by the coding sequence ATGAACGTCGTCATTAAAATTTTCAGTGTACTGGCCAGCGTGGCTGCTGGTGCTGCAGCACGCAAGGCGCTGGAGATGGGATGGAGAAAAGGCACCGGACATGAGCCGCCAAAGGATGCGGGAGACCTGCGAAATTCCCTTCCGGGTGTCCTGGTGTTTGCTCTGGTCACCGCAGCGTCAGGTGCCGTGATCCAAGTGGTAACTCAACGTCTGGGACGAAAAGCCACAGTTGGGCTGGAGCGATATCCGGAAGAAGTCTAG
- a CDS encoding CsbD family protein has product MGIADKFDAAKDKVAGKVKETVGKATDDQSKVVEGKLEQVKGAAKDKLADAKAHLKEDASDLHTDDTEGGAQVSHKE; this is encoded by the coding sequence ATGGGTATCGCCGATAAGTTTGATGCAGCAAAGGACAAGGTCGCAGGAAAGGTCAAGGAAACCGTCGGGAAGGCCACCGACGATCAGTCCAAGGTGGTTGAAGGAAAGCTGGAGCAGGTCAAGGGTGCTGCGAAGGACAAGCTGGCAGACGCCAAGGCTCATCTGAAGGAGGATGCATCCGACCTCCATACCGATGATACCGAGGGCGGGGCCCAGGTCAGTCACAAGGAGTAA